TGAGGTACTACTGACTTCTACTCTATGACAATTGACCATCATAATGTACCTATCTGACTGGTCTGAGCACATTTTAGAGAAAGCCAGGGTAaactggattcttttttttttttttttttttagttttgaattttattgtgGCTAACACATTAGATGCATTATTAAGGTTTGACAATATGGTGACTGCCTATAAAGACTTTTGCAACCAGTGCCTGTAACCTTCATTCCAAATGAACGTTCTTGTGATGGCTCCAATGTTATAGACAAGCATTaacagccaaaaagaaaaaaggaaatctccttaTGGTGTGAAAGGCCTCTCAGCTGCAGCTGCCCTGACACCCAGACGAGCCCTCCCAGCTGCAGAGGGTGATTTCAGTCCATGTCAACTCTCCTGCTTGTCTTTACAGCAGAATGAATTCTCTTTTGTCTCAGCCTTTCTCGATTCATGTTTTCTATCCTGATTCTCTGAAGTTTAACATCTTCTTTTGTTGGCTCCTTGGGTGTCTCGCTGGCCTCAGCGATCACATGTCTCGAATTTTCTGCAGGCAGTCTGCCAGATTCCGGAACTGATAGCGGCTGCTCTCAGAGGTGAGGATCAACTCTCCTAACCTGTTGATCTTGTTTTTATGCATGATGGCTATCTTCTGCCGCACAGGCTCTGCGATCCAGTCGGCAGTTGCCAAATGGAACCTGACTTCCGCCTTGGAAGTCACTTTGTTCACATTCTGCCCCCCAGGACCACTACTCCGACAATAAGATATTGTCAAGCGATTTAGAGGGATGTCACTGTCGGCTTGCTTTGCACCATCCGGGACCCTCCAAGCGGTGTCCGAGCCCTGAGATTCGGGGTAGAGCTTGTCCAGGCTGTAGATGCTCTTGAACTCAGTGCCATCTTTCTGCTTGTGCAGCGCCCGGCGTGGGCACCGTGTGGGCGGTGGGAGCAGCCAGACTCCGGCTCGGTTCAGGCTCCAGCGCAGGCACCCGGTGGCCGCCATGCTTGGGTCTTGCGACTCTAAACTGGATTCTTAATAGCACATTTAACAGAAGTCAGTCAATAGAGGTTAGCATAATTCTCAGTGTGCAGTTTTAAATTGTAAACAGTTTTAGAGTGACCATTTCCATAACAGACTGGACTGATGTGCCACACAATGGGCTTTTGGCCTTCCTAGCAGATGGGCCTCCTTTGGTTTTGGTACTGAATACAGCATTAGTTGAAAGTGCATTCAGTTCAGAATagaatggcattttttttcttttttttttcttttttttgtggaaaaGCTGGCTTATTGTTTGATTCAGACAAAGAATCCTTTATCTGTTGAGTGACTTGTCATCTTATGTAGATGTAAGCTATGTAAAGAATGACTTTTCATTAAAGCAAGTTTAGCATATTTGCAATTGTCTTTGGTCAGATGGGAAAGTTTCTGGCTGAAATAGTGGAATTATATCCTGCGGTTTATGCAATCCACAAGTTGATTCTATGtgagaaagcaaaaataataataagaaaagagttttgttttttgttttctgttgttttttttcccccttggctCCACAGAATAACTGTGCCAAGCAGCAATTTTAGAACATATTGAGGAAAATCCACTACTTGTACAGGTGGCAAAATTCACCAAGTTATATGGGGACAAATTCCTGAATTTGGCTcactctacattttaaaaaattattattttcttgccaagcttctgtcattttcctATGGACTAACAGGTATCAGTCCTCATTAAACCCTCCAATGCTGCTTCTGACATCTTACCCTGAACCTACTGCTTGCAAATAAACTTTATAGTGTTCCTGCATGCTCCAAATCATCTTGTATGCAGTATTCTTGTTGTTTCCTTTTCACTGCCAACAATATGGTGTCCTCTGCAGGCCAAGAACTTCTACAATTGCAAAAATCAACTGGAGAAGGTCTGACAACGGTGGCACAGTCCTGCAGACAAAAACTATTTTTCCCAAGCACACCCCTAACCACTGAGAATCCTTCAAAATTCTCAGTATTTTTTGTCCTATGTGTGCTCCTTCACCATTGGTatctgatatggcttggctgtgtccccacccaaatctcatctcgaattatagttcccataatccccatgtgtcatgggagggaccgggtggagataattgaatcatgggggtgtttTCCCCCATCCTATTCTCATTagagtgagttagttctcatgagatctgatggctttataaggggcttccccctcgctaa
The sequence above is drawn from the Macaca mulatta isolate MMU2019108-1 chromosome 12, T2T-MMU8v2.0, whole genome shotgun sequence genome and encodes:
- the LOC706710 gene encoding LOW QUALITY PROTEIN: large ribosomal subunit protein mL62 (The sequence of the model RefSeq protein was modified relative to this genomic sequence to represent the inferred CDS: deleted 2 bases in 1 codon), whose translation is MAATGCLRWSLNRAGVWLLPPPTRCPRRALHKQKDGTEFKSIYSLDKLYPESQGSDTAWRVPDGAKQADSDIPLNRLTISYCRSSGPGGQNVNKVTSKAEVRFHLATADWIAEPVRQKIAIMHKNKINRLGELILTSESSRYQFRNLADCLQKIRDMIAEASETPKEPTKEDVKLQRIRIENMNRERLRQKRIHSAVKTSRRVDMD